GCTGCGAGACTCGGACATTGTTGTTGTTCCCAAACAGCCGATCCTGTGGGCGGACGAATTTATCGACCTGGTATTTACCCGTGGTATTTATGGAGTAGCTCCGTTTAGCGGGATCAGCGTCAATTTCGGGAACGCCTCGTCGTTCTAGACGCTACTCATCTTGGGGGCAAGAAAGTTCCTCCCCAGGTGAAACCAATTGACGCGAAGCCGGGTTTTACTGTACGACAAGCGAAGGTGACTTCGCTAGAGATACTGTACATCCATCCCCCTTCGCCGGCTCAAATTGATGAATCGTTGGACCTTTCTCTCGCTGATAATCCTTGCCATCTTCTTGGTTTCTCCTCTACAGGCTCGAGATTCGATCACAGAAAGAACGCCGATCGGCGGCGTCGTGGCCAATATGCAGCTGAAAGACTTCCGGGGCAAAGATTACGCTCTGGCTGACTTCAGCGAGAATCGAGTGGTCGTCCTGGCCTTTTTGGGGACGGAATGCCCGCTGGCCAAGCTGTATGGTCGACGTCTGCAAGAGTTGTCCGATGAGTTCGCCCCCAAGAAAGTGGCGATCATCGGCGTGATGTCAAACCAGCATGACGCAATCACTGAGATCGCCGCATTCGCGCGGTTACACAAAATCTCGTATCCGCTGCTAAAAGATGTCGGCAATCGACTAGCCGACGCCGCCGGCGCACAGCGCACGCCGGAAGTCGTGGTTCTAAACGCAGACCGTAAAATTGTCTATCGGGGACGAATCGACAACCAGTATCAAATCGGCGTTGTGCGCGACCGGGCCGACGAGCATGAACTGCGCGATGCGATCGAGGACGTCCTCGCCGGAAGGCCCGTGGCGACGCCGACAACCGAAACGTTTGGTTGTCATATCGGTCGCGTTCATCAGCCAGACCCCAACAGCGAAGTTACCTACCACAATCAGGTCTCGCGGATTCTGCAAAAGCGCTGCGTCAGCTGTCATCGCGAGGGAGAAATCGCTCCCTTTGCCCTCACTGAGTATGACGAAGTCGCCGGCTGGGCCGAGATGATCGCCGAGGTGGTCGAAGATAAACGGATGCCGCCCTGGCACGCCGCCCCCGAACATGGCAAGTTCAAAAACGCGCGGCCGATGCCGGCGAAAGAAAAAGAGTTACTGCTGCAATGGGTCGCCGCCGGAGCACCGGAAGGGAACAAGTCGCAAGCTCCCCCTGCGTTAAACTATTCGACCAACGGCTGGACCTTGCCGGCCGCGCCCGACCAAGTTATCAAAATCACCGAGAAACCGGTCAAAGTTCAAGCCAGCGGCGAAGTGAAGTACCAATACTACATTCACGACCCAGGTTTCACCGAAGACAAATGGCTGCAAGCGGCCGAATTGCGACCGGGCAATCGCATGGTCGTGCATCACATTTTGGCCTTCGCCGTCAATCCCGGAGAACGCGATCTGCGTGACGGAGGGATTCGCGGCTTCTTGGTGGGCTACGTTCCCGGCATGCGCGCCGAGCCCTTTCCGCCCGGCATGGCGAAGCGAATCCCGGCCGGATCGCGACTCGTGTTTCAAGTTCACTACACGCCGATCGGTAGCGAGCAGTTTGATCAAAGCGAATTAGGTCTGATCTTCGCCGACCCCAAGAAGATCGAGTACGAAGTCAAAACGACGAGCGCTGTCAATCGCTCGTTTCGCATTCCGGCTGGTGACGGCAACTACAAAGTCGAAGCCGACTCACCGCGGATTACCTCGGAAGGGGCTCAATTGCTGGGGATGATGCCGCATATGCATCTGCGCGGCAAAGCATTCCGCTACGAACTAAAGGGGGAAAAGAAAAACGAGATTCTCCTCGACGTCCCCGCCTATGACTTCAACTGGCAAACTTCGTATCGCCTGAAAGATCCCCGGCCGCTCGATGTCGGCAGCGTCCTCCATTGCGTCGCGCATTTCGACAACTCGAAGTGGAACCTGGCCAATCCGGATCCCACCGATACGGTGAAGTGGGGGGACCAGACCTGGGAAGAAATGATGATCGGCTACTTCGATGTCGCCCGTCCCTATGTTCCGCAGGACGAAGTGAAAGCAGATCCGCAGGATCTCGCACTGGTAGCGGCGAAACGTCTGATGGAGAAGTATGACGCTAACGGCGACGGCATCATATTACGCGATGAAGTCCCCGAGAAAGGACATCGCTACTTCGACTTCTTCGACAAAGATGGGGACAAGAAAGTAGTGGAAGCGGATATCGTGGCGCTGCTGCAGAAAATGCCGGCGCTGATGAACCTGCTGAAGTAGCATTTGTGCCGAGCGTCATCGCCGAAAGCTTTAACCGTCGCGGCGCAGATCGACCGTCGACGGCGCTTGACGACTAGCGTTCCACAGCTTCCATTGCGCTTCGTCGTAGCCAAAATTGGCGGTCAACTCCTTCTCTTGAAGCGTCTCGACCAGCGCTCGCAGCACCGCCTCGTTTCGCATCTCTTGCGTGACGATCTGGGGTTTGGCGCCGCCGAAAGAAAATCCGCCTGAACTGCCGCTGCCAAACGACGCGGAAGTTTCGCCTGGGTTTCCTTTCGTCACCTTAAACTGATGCGTCGTCACCAATGCGTCGATCAAAGAATCGATCGCGGCCGGATGCTTGAGCCGCGCCAAGACGGATGCGGCCCGATTCACCACGCGATTGTCTTTGCTATGCAACAGGGAGATCAGCTGAGCTGCGGCGATTTCGTGAGGACGACGCTCCAACACAATGATGGCGCGATCACGAATCGAAGCCGACGGATCGTCGAGTGCAACCTGGGTCAACGCGAGCGTTGACGCTCCGTTTTCGAGATTACCCAACGCGTCGATCAACAGCTCGCGCATTCCCTGGTACTTGTCATCTTTCAGCATGTCGATCAGCGGCTGGGTCGCCAGCGGGTCTTTGATCGCGGCGATTTCGGCTTGCACCTTGGCCGCTTTCTCTCCGCCGCGACGCATCTGCAGCAGATACGAGCGAAATTTGACGCGCCAATCATTGGCTCCATCTTCGTACTTTTCTGCTCGCTCACTCAACATGACATCTTGCGGGTACATCCATTTCCCGTTGCGACGAATCATCCCTTGATTTTGGTTCCATTGATTCGGAATGATCCACTCGCCGCGACGGAGAATATAGCCAAGTGCATGCCGAGCATCGGCATGATTGGGATCCATGGCCAAGATCTGCTGCAGGTGATGTTCACGCTGCACCGGCAAATCGTTGCTGGCGCACCACTGAACCATCTTCCAATTGCCTTCGACATCCGGAGGCATCTGCGGCAAAATCGCTTCGTAGTGACGCAGCTGCGGAGACTTCTCTATCACCTCAGCGACAAAGTCGGCCGGCAAGATCATGTCGCCGCTGCTCGTGCGAACATGCAACTCTTGCGGCGTTTCGGCCGCCGGCGTTAGCAATTCACCCTCGATGCGCCCGCCGGACTGAAGCACAAAAACATCCGCAACCGCCGGCGTCGCAAAACAAGTTGCGGCCAAAAAGAGCGCGGCGGTGGGGCGGCAGATCAACTTCACGTTGGGTCGTTGGTCGGAGGACAACGAGGAATACCGGTTCAGTTTAGGACGCCGGACAACGCCGTGCGCCATTTTTATCAACACCGAAACATGCAGAAAGATACGCCTTTAGTATAGGCGAGCGGGCCAGAGAGAGCCATTTCGAAGTCAGCGACTCCCCGCCAGAGGGGACAGGTTTCGCCAGATCGCACCGCTTATACCGAGGCTTCGCCGCGCGGCGCGAGCTGGAACGCGGCCAATATCTCATTGGGAATACGACGCGGGGTCCGTTTGATCATATCAATCAGCACCCACTTTGTTTCCGCTTTCGCCAGTTTCTTTCCATCGTCGACGCGACAGATTTCGTACTGCCGCAAGACCGACGCGGTGAAATAGTCCGACAACCAAGTCCGTACGACCAGTTCTTCCCCAGCGAAAGCCGGTGAGAGGTACTCGATCGCATGCGCACGAACCACCCAACCGCAACCAAGTTCGTCGTAGCGACGCTTGCCCCAGTTCTCAGCAACTGAGTGGGCGACCGCGGCGTCTTGCATCCACCGCAGGTAAACCAGGTTGTTGACGTGCCCTTGCATGTCGATATCGGCCTGCGC
The nucleotide sequence above comes from Blastopirellula sp. J2-11. Encoded proteins:
- a CDS encoding redoxin domain-containing protein → MNRWTFLSLIILAIFLVSPLQARDSITERTPIGGVVANMQLKDFRGKDYALADFSENRVVVLAFLGTECPLAKLYGRRLQELSDEFAPKKVAIIGVMSNQHDAITEIAAFARLHKISYPLLKDVGNRLADAAGAQRTPEVVVLNADRKIVYRGRIDNQYQIGVVRDRADEHELRDAIEDVLAGRPVATPTTETFGCHIGRVHQPDPNSEVTYHNQVSRILQKRCVSCHREGEIAPFALTEYDEVAGWAEMIAEVVEDKRMPPWHAAPEHGKFKNARPMPAKEKELLLQWVAAGAPEGNKSQAPPALNYSTNGWTLPAAPDQVIKITEKPVKVQASGEVKYQYYIHDPGFTEDKWLQAAELRPGNRMVVHHILAFAVNPGERDLRDGGIRGFLVGYVPGMRAEPFPPGMAKRIPAGSRLVFQVHYTPIGSEQFDQSELGLIFADPKKIEYEVKTTSAVNRSFRIPAGDGNYKVEADSPRITSEGAQLLGMMPHMHLRGKAFRYELKGEKKNEILLDVPAYDFNWQTSYRLKDPRPLDVGSVLHCVAHFDNSKWNLANPDPTDTVKWGDQTWEEMMIGYFDVARPYVPQDEVKADPQDLALVAAKRLMEKYDANGDGIILRDEVPEKGHRYFDFFDKDGDKKVVEADIVALLQKMPALMNLLK
- a CDS encoding HEAT repeat domain-containing protein; translated protein: MKLICRPTAALFLAATCFATPAVADVFVLQSGGRIEGELLTPAAETPQELHVRTSSGDMILPADFVAEVIEKSPQLRHYEAILPQMPPDVEGNWKMVQWCASNDLPVQREHHLQQILAMDPNHADARHALGYILRRGEWIIPNQWNQNQGMIRRNGKWMYPQDVMLSERAEKYEDGANDWRVKFRSYLLQMRRGGEKAAKVQAEIAAIKDPLATQPLIDMLKDDKYQGMRELLIDALGNLENGASTLALTQVALDDPSASIRDRAIIVLERRPHEIAAAQLISLLHSKDNRVVNRAASVLARLKHPAAIDSLIDALVTTHQFKVTKGNPGETSASFGSGSSGGFSFGGAKPQIVTQEMRNEAVLRALVETLQEKELTANFGYDEAQWKLWNASRQAPSTVDLRRDG
- a CDS encoding acyl-CoA thioesterase; translation: MAAIYEHEISVAQADIDMQGHVNNLVYLRWMQDAAVAHSVAENWGKRRYDELGCGWVVRAHAIEYLSPAFAGEELVVRTWLSDYFTASVLRQYEICRVDDGKKLAKAETKWVLIDMIKRTPRRIPNEILAAFQLAPRGEASV